A region of Nostoc sp. 'Peltigera membranacea cyanobiont' N6 DNA encodes the following proteins:
- the groL gene encoding chaperonin GroEL (60 kDa chaperone family; promotes refolding of misfolded polypeptides especially under stressful conditions; forms two stacked rings of heptamers to form a barrel-shaped 14mer; ends can be capped by GroES; misfolded proteins enter the barrel where they are refolded when GroES binds) → MAKIIAFNEESRRALERGVNALADAVKITLGPKGRNVLLEKKFGAPQIVNDGITVAKEIELEDPLENTGARLIQEVASKTKDVAGDGTTTATVLAQALIREGLKNVAAGSNPVSLRRGIDKTIEALVKEIARVAKPVEGSAIAQVATVSAGNDEEVGQMLAQAMEKVTKDGVITVEESKSLTTELEVVEGMQIDRGYISPYFVTNNERQIVEFENARILVTDKKISSIQDLVPILEKVARSGQPLLIIAEDVEGDALATLVVNKARGVLAVAAIKAPGFGDRRKALLEDIAILTDGQLISEEIGLSLDTAALEALGTARKITIDKESTTIVAGSVTKPEVQKRIAQIRKQLEETDSEYDQEKLQERIAKLAGGVAVIKVGAATETELKDRKLRIEDALNATKAAVEEGIVPGGGTTLIHLAKAVEAIKNSLENEEEKIGADIVGRALEAPLRQIADNAGAEGSVIVSKVRESEFNIGYNAATGEFEDLIAAGIIDPAKVVRSALQNAGSIAGLVLTTEAIVVEKPEKKSAAAAPDMGGMGGMGGMGGMGGMGGMGGMGMF, encoded by the coding sequence ATGGCGAAAATTATTGCATTTAATGAGGAATCGCGGCGAGCTCTCGAAAGGGGTGTTAACGCCCTTGCTGATGCCGTAAAAATCACCTTGGGGCCTAAAGGTCGTAATGTGCTTTTAGAGAAAAAATTTGGCGCACCTCAAATTGTCAATGATGGTATCACTGTTGCCAAGGAAATTGAATTAGAAGATCCTTTAGAAAATACTGGTGCAAGACTCATCCAGGAAGTAGCCTCAAAAACTAAAGATGTGGCTGGGGATGGTACAACCACCGCTACCGTTTTGGCACAAGCCTTGATTCGAGAAGGTTTGAAGAACGTCGCGGCGGGTAGTAACCCAGTTAGCTTGAGACGCGGGATCGACAAAACTATTGAGGCACTGGTAAAAGAAATTGCCAGGGTAGCCAAGCCAGTAGAAGGAAGTGCGATCGCTCAAGTTGCCACTGTCTCTGCTGGTAACGATGAAGAAGTTGGCCAAATGTTAGCCCAAGCAATGGAAAAAGTCACCAAAGATGGTGTCATTACCGTTGAAGAATCTAAATCTCTCACAACTGAACTAGAAGTAGTTGAAGGGATGCAGATTGACAGGGGTTACATTTCTCCCTACTTCGTCACCAACAACGAGCGGCAAATCGTGGAATTTGAAAACGCCCGAATCTTGGTGACAGATAAAAAAATCAGCAGCATTCAAGATTTAGTGCCAATCTTGGAAAAAGTCGCCCGTTCTGGTCAGCCCTTGCTCATTATCGCTGAAGATGTCGAAGGTGATGCCTTGGCAACTTTGGTAGTGAACAAAGCGCGGGGTGTACTAGCCGTTGCTGCTATTAAAGCACCTGGATTTGGCGATCGCCGCAAAGCTTTGTTAGAAGATATTGCGATTCTCACCGATGGACAGTTGATTTCGGAAGAAATCGGCTTAAGCTTGGATACCGCTGCTTTAGAAGCGCTGGGAACTGCCCGCAAAATCACCATTGACAAAGAAAGCACCACCATTGTCGCTGGCAGTGTCACCAAGCCAGAGGTACAAAAGCGAATTGCTCAAATTCGCAAACAGCTGGAAGAAACCGATTCTGAATACGACCAAGAAAAACTCCAAGAACGCATCGCCAAGCTTGCTGGCGGCGTGGCAGTGATTAAAGTCGGTGCAGCAACCGAAACCGAACTCAAAGACCGCAAACTGCGGATTGAAGACGCGCTGAACGCTACTAAAGCTGCGGTGGAAGAAGGTATTGTTCCTGGTGGTGGGACGACTTTAATTCACTTAGCCAAGGCGGTAGAAGCGATTAAAAACAGCCTAGAAAATGAAGAAGAAAAAATTGGGGCTGATATAGTCGGACGAGCGCTAGAAGCTCCCTTGCGTCAAATAGCAGATAACGCCGGTGCTGAAGGTTCTGTGATCGTCTCTAAAGTCCGAGAAAGTGAGTTCAACATTGGCTACAACGCTGCAACCGGCGAATTTGAAGACTTGATCGCGGCTGGTATTATCGACCCTGCCAAAGTTGTGCGTTCAGCTTTGCAAAACGCTGGTTCCATTGCTGGTTTGGTCTTAACTACCGAAGCGATCGTTGTTGAAAAACCAGAGAAGAAATCTGCTGCTGCTGCCCCTGACATGGGCGGTATGGGCGGCATGGGCGGTATGGGCGGCATGGGTGGTATGGGCGGCATGGGTGGCATGGGCATGTTCTAA
- the corA gene encoding magnesium/cobalt transporter CorA gives MVRKLRRLPKIVTKLYEDEFHHRPGTIPGTIFIDEDAPPPIIFLIDYNQTNFIREQIATPEECVPYLEMESVSWVDVQGLGSQDILQRLGKVFELHPLVLEDIVNVPERPKTEDYEDQLLFIARMVVPKERECGFYSEQVSLILSKNYLLTVQEEPEHDCFEGVRSRIEKSKGIIRKQGADYLAYAVLDAIIDGFFPVLELYGERIEELEEEVIVRPTPQTLQNIYQIRRELLQLRRAIWPQRDAINSLIRDGSELIGEEVRIYLRDCYDHTVQVMDMVETYRELASGLMDVYLSAVSNKMNEIMKVLTIVSTIFIPLTFIAGIYGMNFNTEKSPYNMPELNWYWGYPLCWAVMAAIALSLLFFFWQRGWLQNSVTIKRN, from the coding sequence ATGGTACGAAAATTGCGTCGTCTTCCCAAAATAGTAACCAAGCTATATGAAGATGAGTTCCATCACCGACCAGGGACTATACCTGGAACCATTTTTATTGATGAAGACGCTCCACCACCGATAATTTTTTTGATTGACTATAACCAAACCAATTTCATCCGCGAACAAATAGCAACCCCAGAGGAGTGTGTTCCATATCTGGAGATGGAATCCGTTTCTTGGGTAGACGTACAAGGTTTAGGCAGTCAAGATATATTACAACGATTGGGTAAAGTTTTTGAGTTACATCCTCTAGTTTTAGAAGATATAGTTAATGTGCCAGAGCGCCCCAAAACAGAGGATTATGAAGACCAATTGCTATTCATTGCTCGGATGGTAGTACCAAAGGAAAGAGAATGTGGTTTTTACAGCGAGCAAGTGAGTTTGATATTAAGTAAAAATTATTTGCTAACAGTACAAGAAGAACCAGAACATGATTGTTTTGAAGGAGTGCGATCGCGAATTGAAAAAAGCAAAGGGATCATTCGCAAACAAGGAGCCGATTATTTAGCTTACGCTGTGTTAGATGCAATTATTGATGGCTTTTTCCCAGTGCTAGAGCTTTATGGGGAGCGAATCGAAGAGTTAGAAGAGGAGGTCATAGTCAGACCTACTCCGCAAACACTACAAAATATTTATCAAATTAGGCGAGAACTACTGCAACTACGTCGTGCTATCTGGCCGCAGCGAGATGCAATTAATTCTTTGATTCGAGATGGTAGCGAACTGATTGGCGAAGAAGTGCGAATCTACTTGCGAGATTGTTATGACCATACAGTGCAAGTAATGGATATGGTGGAAACTTATCGAGAACTAGCATCTGGATTAATGGATGTGTACCTCTCGGCAGTGAGTAATAAAATGAATGAAATCATGAAGGTACTAACGATAGTTTCAACAATTTTTATTCCACTGACTTTTATTGCCGGAATATATGGTATGAATTTCAATACCGAAAAATCGCCATATAATATGCCTGAGTTGAATTGGTATTGGGGCTATCCACTTTGTTGGGCAGTAATGGCTGCGATCGCACTTAGTCTGCTATTCTTTTTTTGGCAACGGGGTTGGCTGCAAAATTCTGTAACAATTAAGCGTAATTAA
- the rnc gene encoding ribonuclease III, protein MPLAYPRRQRQLESLVQKFGLSLEAPIKWELLDLALTHPTVSDSANYEQLEFVGDAVVRLVSAVVLWENYPDCPVGDFAAIRSVLVSDRILAQLARVYGLELYLLVAGSATADKVGQESRLADAFEAVLGALYLSTQNLVLIRSWLDPHFQELTTEIRLDPARLNYKAALQEWTQAQFKVLPEYRVVEVTQPHRNQERFMAEVWLHGNKLGVGKGRSIKAAEQAAAKVAFLAIPNPQIP, encoded by the coding sequence ATGCCCCTTGCCTATCCACGCCGTCAACGGCAACTCGAAAGTTTAGTCCAAAAATTTGGTTTGTCGCTAGAAGCACCTATAAAGTGGGAACTGCTAGATTTAGCGCTAACTCATCCCACTGTCTCTGATTCGGCAAATTATGAACAACTGGAGTTTGTTGGCGATGCAGTGGTGCGGCTGGTGTCGGCTGTTGTGTTGTGGGAAAATTATCCCGATTGTCCGGTAGGGGATTTTGCAGCAATTCGTTCGGTGTTGGTGAGCGATCGCATTCTCGCCCAATTAGCCAGAGTTTATGGTTTAGAGTTATACTTGCTAGTCGCCGGTAGCGCTACGGCTGATAAAGTTGGTCAAGAGTCACGACTAGCAGATGCTTTTGAAGCAGTTTTGGGTGCGCTTTACTTAAGTACTCAAAATCTGGTATTGATCCGCTCTTGGCTAGATCCCCACTTCCAAGAACTAACAACAGAAATTCGCCTCGATCCTGCCAGACTTAATTACAAAGCTGCTCTCCAAGAATGGACTCAGGCGCAATTTAAAGTTTTACCAGAATATCGGGTTGTGGAAGTCACTCAACCGCATCGTAATCAAGAACGTTTTATGGCTGAAGTGTGGTTGCACGGAAACAAACTAGGAGTTGGTAAGGGGCGATCGATCAAAGCTGCTGAACAAGCCGCAGCGAAGGTGGCTTTTTTAGCAATACCTAACCCGCAAATACCCTGA
- a CDS encoding Gfo/Idh/MocA family protein, with amino-acid sequence MTNQIKIAVIGVGRWGVHLLRNFLGHPQVDVVAVVDPHPERLAAVKQQFNLDENVILTTEWEDLKKVPGLTGVAIATPAITHYALIKDALKQGYHVLAEKPLTLDPAECRELCRLAEQHHLILMVDHTYLFHPAVEQGQTVVQAGKLGDLRYGYATRTHLGPVRQDVDALWDLAIHDIAIFNAWLGQIPVKVQATGTVWLQGAGEQGSRGAEGKKDTNCPVPQGLADLVWLTLTYPDGFQAYIHLCWLNTDKQRRLGIVGSLGSLIFDEMLQSSPLTLLYGEFEQQGNHFIPVNQKQVVLELEPGEPLGRVCSTFVVSILNNTPSEISSGWVGTQLVEILAALTVSLEQGGKPVFLNNCSKV; translated from the coding sequence ATGACAAACCAAATTAAAATTGCTGTTATCGGAGTTGGGCGTTGGGGAGTGCATCTGCTGCGGAATTTCTTAGGACATCCCCAAGTCGATGTAGTTGCGGTAGTAGATCCTCATCCAGAACGATTAGCGGCGGTAAAACAGCAGTTTAATTTAGATGAAAATGTAATATTGACAACCGAGTGGGAAGATTTAAAAAAAGTACCAGGATTGACAGGAGTTGCGATCGCAACTCCAGCTATCACTCACTATGCTTTAATTAAAGACGCTCTCAAACAGGGATACCATGTTTTAGCTGAAAAACCCCTAACTCTCGATCCCGCAGAATGTCGGGAACTTTGCCGATTGGCAGAGCAGCATCATTTAATACTTATGGTTGACCACACTTATTTATTTCACCCAGCAGTTGAGCAAGGGCAAACTGTAGTACAAGCGGGTAAATTAGGTGATTTACGCTATGGCTATGCGACACGCACCCATTTGGGGCCTGTCCGCCAAGATGTTGATGCGCTGTGGGACTTAGCTATTCACGATATTGCTATCTTTAACGCTTGGCTGGGTCAGATTCCTGTAAAAGTACAAGCAACGGGTACGGTGTGGCTACAGGGAGCAGGGGAGCAGGGGAGCAGGGGAGCAGAGGGGAAGAAAGATACAAATTGTCCTGTGCCTCAAGGTTTAGCCGATCTAGTATGGTTGACACTGACATACCCAGATGGCTTTCAAGCTTATATTCATTTGTGCTGGCTGAATACTGATAAGCAGCGACGCCTGGGGATTGTAGGTAGCCTTGGTAGTTTGATTTTTGATGAAATGTTGCAGTCATCACCTCTAACGCTTCTATATGGGGAATTTGAACAGCAGGGTAATCATTTTATTCCGGTAAATCAAAAGCAGGTGGTGCTGGAATTAGAGCCAGGTGAACCATTGGGGCGAGTTTGCTCCACCTTTGTTGTCTCTATTCTAAACAATACTCCCTCAGAGATTTCATCTGGGTGGGTAGGCACACAGTTAGTAGAAATTCTGGCTGCACTAACAGTATCTCTTGAGCAAGGCGGCAAACCTGTTTTTTTAAACAACTGCTCTAAAGTCTAA
- the psbA gene encoding photosystem II q(b) protein, with amino-acid sequence MTATLQRRESANVWDRFCEWITSTNNRIYIGWFGVVMIPTLLAATACFVVAFIAAPPVDIDGIREPVAGSLIYGNNIISGAVVPSSNAIGLHFYPIWEAASLDEWLYNGGPYQLVVFHFLIGIFCYMGREWELSYRLGMRPWIAIAYSAPVAAASAVFLVYPIGQGSFSDGMPLGISGTFNFMIVFQAEHNILMHPFHQLGVAGVFGGSLFSAMHGSLVTSSLVRETTETESQNYGYKFGQEEETYNIVAAHGYFGRLIFQYASFNNSRSLHFFLAAWPVIGIWFTALGVSTMAFNLNGFNFNQSIIDSEGRVIATWADVINRANLGMEVMHERNAHNFPLDLAAGDLAPVALSAPAING; translated from the coding sequence ATGACAGCAACCTTACAACGCCGCGAAAGCGCCAACGTATGGGATAGATTCTGTGAGTGGATCACCAGCACCAACAACCGGATTTACATCGGTTGGTTCGGCGTAGTCATGATCCCCACCTTGCTAGCCGCCACAGCTTGCTTCGTAGTCGCCTTCATCGCCGCACCACCAGTAGACATCGATGGTATCCGCGAACCTGTAGCAGGTTCCTTAATCTACGGAAACAACATCATCTCTGGTGCAGTAGTACCTTCCTCCAACGCCATTGGCTTGCACTTCTACCCAATTTGGGAAGCAGCATCCTTAGATGAGTGGTTGTACAACGGCGGTCCTTACCAGTTGGTAGTTTTTCACTTCCTGATTGGCATATTCTGCTACATGGGTCGTGAATGGGAACTATCCTACCGCTTAGGAATGCGTCCTTGGATTGCTATTGCATATTCGGCTCCAGTAGCAGCAGCAAGCGCAGTATTCTTGGTATACCCCATCGGACAAGGTTCATTTTCTGATGGTATGCCTTTAGGTATCTCAGGAACATTCAACTTCATGATCGTGTTCCAAGCAGAACACAACATCTTGATGCACCCCTTCCACCAACTAGGTGTAGCAGGTGTATTCGGCGGAAGTTTGTTCTCTGCAATGCACGGTTCACTAGTAACATCTTCACTAGTTCGTGAAACCACCGAAACCGAGTCACAGAACTACGGTTACAAATTCGGTCAAGAAGAAGAAACCTACAACATCGTTGCAGCCCACGGCTACTTCGGTCGGTTAATCTTCCAATACGCTTCTTTCAACAACAGCCGTTCGCTGCACTTCTTCCTCGCAGCATGGCCTGTAATCGGCATCTGGTTCACCGCCTTGGGTGTAAGCACAATGGCGTTCAACTTGAACGGTTTCAACTTCAACCAATCAATCATTGACTCTGAAGGTCGTGTGATTGCAACTTGGGCTGATGTTATCAACCGCGCTAACCTGGGTATGGAAGTAATGCACGAGCGCAATGCTCACAACTTCCCTCTAGATTTGGCTGCTGGGGATCTTGCTCCTGTTGCTCTTTCCGCTCCTGCTATCAACGGTTAA
- the recR gene encoding recombination mediator RecR: MQRLPGVGPKSAQRLALHILKRPEAEVEALAQALIEAKKQIGLCSVCFHLSAEPVCEICRNANRDNKTICVVADPRDVIALEKTREYKGKYHVLGGVISPIDGIGPEQLTILALQRRVNQQKPQEVILAISPSVEGETTTLYIGQLLKPFTKVTRIAFGLPVGGDLEYADEVTLARALEGRRELD; this comes from the coding sequence TTGCAACGTCTGCCGGGAGTTGGCCCTAAATCTGCCCAACGGCTGGCTTTGCATATTTTGAAGCGTCCAGAAGCAGAAGTAGAGGCTTTAGCACAAGCTTTAATTGAGGCAAAAAAACAGATCGGTTTGTGTTCTGTTTGCTTTCACTTATCTGCTGAACCTGTTTGTGAAATCTGCCGGAATGCCAATCGGGACAACAAAACTATTTGTGTCGTAGCAGATCCCCGCGATGTGATTGCGCTGGAAAAAACCCGCGAATATAAAGGCAAGTATCACGTTTTGGGCGGGGTGATTTCGCCAATTGATGGAATTGGGCCAGAACAGTTGACTATACTGGCTTTGCAGCGACGGGTGAATCAGCAAAAGCCTCAAGAAGTGATTCTGGCAATTAGTCCAAGTGTCGAAGGGGAGACAACAACACTATATATAGGTCAGCTACTGAAACCATTTACCAAGGTGACGCGGATTGCCTTTGGTTTACCTGTAGGTGGTGATTTGGAGTACGCCGACGAAGTGACCCTGGCAAGGGCATTGGAAGGACGCAGGGAGTTAGATTAG
- a CDS encoding CHAT domain-containing protein, with amino-acid sequence MLRRISQSLKRFLKRLIESKQGSSLKGARGHNLVGVLPELTNADLEQLFIQLLEGVHQARGRQWALRYLQRVENRIPAERWIDWLVIFGESLLASPTPNPLLAAQMVQLGELGVGRIGDVAYDIGIRMMQNSPTQIEYEENYPEEDLEITPEEYGVEITPGEELIHNLGEQLLEYDEPDVIETTPGLELIRNLGEQLWESDEPDVVEITTDEEIILTSDEEIIPTSPGQELIRSLGEQLWEYDDVPDVEPIASAPENASFEERFTENSEELVLEYEREEAQTTIPENLPLPAKEDSITSLAQVRFDDEEVIQSTTGANLLSTRQRTELTTSPSVETWDNALTNLEPNVANTLDELWVRLDQSTNLVQQLASNLAVQSSNSPGTIERHSDNPITHAQGWFYQGLQQAKTGDLLGAIASYDQAIELQPEFSEYWFNRGLTLFHLERFEEAIASYETAIELKPDFYKAWYNRGGTLGELGYFEEAIASFDKAIEVKPDYQEAWSSKGLALLKLGWLPEAIASYDQALYLEPEDQENWYHRGIALAVGEQFAEAIISYDKALEINPEYHEVWIDRGVVLFNLGRWSEAIASWDKALSVQADFYLAWYNRGIALDNLGRRQEAIASYQQAIAIKPDFHLAWYNQAVALFYLEQFTQAIVCYDNALEIKQDYWEAWIGRGTAIGNLVNSDALLMSSNITATNPDLQQGSYEGKLASYEEGLKHLRTDTHPEGWGRLHLAIANTYYEQGKKHTNPRDYWRKAASEYHQALLTLTLEYFPQFHLEVLQSLSKVLMGLGQTTQVQELLQRGTDLLRQLLSEETRSSESKKQLALKFAGFDQLAVDLAVESGDLVEAWEIAEQGKNACLNWLISGWNDNIYSPYYGAIQELFNPTTAIIYWHISPVALHTFILKDQAPSPILLFTPMQDAGGIPLGEDAIRLNELPLPEAVQRLIEFETWLEDWHHQYQEYRTTAQDKESKSQHSWRVDMEQKLVQLYGILNISTISQELEGITQLVLIPHRDLYRLPIHTLFHLSSPSQEELPNVESNFTVTYLPSAQTGLSIRTEDIWQWQNQLLLSVEHPESAAYPTGKFAKLESEVVSQMFNNIQRIQGVEATKNVVENAFFDSYNIFHFTGHVTNNLAEPKKSELALAGEDKLTLDEIVQQNLASYNLITLSACENLSTSNYTTSSEYVSLASGLVSHGVPHVVSTLWSVESSASALVMIEFYRRLQPNKSAVTALAEATLWLKELTAGELTKWYEDILNNLHPEELRIQTYLATQLYRNSKMASDKNLYNHPYYWAAFTITGKPN; translated from the coding sequence ATGCTCAGGCGGATATCGCAGTCGCTTAAAAGGTTTTTAAAGCGCCTCATTGAAAGTAAGCAGGGTAGTTCTCTCAAGGGTGCGAGAGGACACAATCTGGTGGGTGTACTACCAGAACTAACCAATGCCGATCTAGAACAATTGTTTATCCAATTGTTGGAAGGCGTGCATCAAGCACGAGGACGACAGTGGGCATTGAGGTATCTGCAACGGGTCGAAAATCGGATTCCGGCTGAACGCTGGATAGATTGGTTGGTGATATTTGGCGAAAGCTTGCTAGCTTCACCTACACCGAATCCTCTTTTAGCAGCCCAGATGGTGCAATTGGGGGAACTTGGTGTTGGCAGAATTGGAGATGTTGCTTATGACATTGGCATCCGAATGATGCAAAACTCACCTACACAGATAGAGTATGAGGAGAATTATCCCGAAGAGGACTTAGAAATCACTCCTGAAGAATATGGGGTCGAAATCACTCCTGGGGAAGAACTGATCCACAACTTAGGTGAGCAGTTATTGGAGTATGATGAGCCAGATGTCATAGAAACTACTCCAGGGCTTGAACTGATCCGCAATTTAGGCGAGCAGTTATGGGAGTCTGATGAGCCAGATGTTGTAGAAATCACAACCGATGAAGAAATTATCCTAACTTCCGATGAAGAAATTATCCCAACTTCGCCTGGGCAAGAGCTAATCCGTAGCTTAGGTGAGCAATTATGGGAATATGATGATGTACCAGATGTTGAACCGATCGCGTCAGCGCCTGAAAATGCTTCTTTTGAGGAAAGATTCACCGAGAATTCAGAGGAATTGGTATTGGAGTATGAAAGGGAAGAAGCCCAAACCACAATACCCGAAAATCTTCCTCTCCCCGCCAAGGAAGATTCAATCACCTCATTAGCCCAAGTGAGGTTCGATGATGAAGAAGTTATTCAAAGTACAACAGGAGCAAATCTCCTTTCTACGAGACAAAGAACTGAATTAACAACTTCTCCCTCAGTGGAAACCTGGGATAACGCTTTGACAAATTTAGAGCCAAATGTGGCTAATACATTAGATGAGTTGTGGGTGAGATTGGATCAGAGTACCAATTTAGTCCAGCAACTTGCTTCTAACTTGGCAGTTCAAAGCAGTAATTCTCCTGGGACTATTGAGCGACATAGCGATAATCCGATTACCCACGCTCAAGGGTGGTTTTACCAAGGTCTTCAGCAAGCGAAAACAGGAGATTTGTTAGGCGCGATCGCATCTTACGACCAAGCTATTGAACTTCAACCAGAATTTTCAGAGTATTGGTTTAATCGAGGCTTGACACTGTTCCATTTAGAACGTTTTGAAGAAGCGATCGCATCTTACGAAACCGCCATAGAACTGAAACCCGACTTCTACAAAGCTTGGTACAACCGGGGTGGAACTCTCGGAGAATTAGGATATTTTGAAGAAGCGATCGCATCTTTTGACAAAGCCATAGAAGTCAAGCCAGATTACCAAGAAGCGTGGTCTAGCAAAGGTTTGGCGCTGCTGAAGTTAGGTTGGCTACCCGAAGCGATTGCTAGTTATGACCAAGCCCTGTATTTGGAACCAGAAGACCAGGAAAACTGGTATCACCGAGGCATAGCCCTAGCTGTAGGCGAACAATTTGCAGAGGCAATTATATCCTACGATAAGGCGCTAGAAATTAACCCAGAGTATCACGAAGTTTGGATAGATCGGGGTGTAGTGCTGTTTAATTTGGGAAGGTGGTCAGAAGCGATCGCTTCCTGGGATAAAGCCCTTTCAGTTCAAGCCGACTTCTACTTAGCTTGGTACAACCGAGGTATAGCCTTAGACAACTTAGGTCGTCGCCAAGAAGCGATCGCCTCCTATCAACAAGCGATTGCCATTAAACCCGACTTCCACCTAGCTTGGTATAATCAGGCAGTAGCGCTGTTTTATTTAGAACAATTTACTCAAGCGATTGTCTGTTATGACAACGCTTTGGAAATTAAACAAGATTATTGGGAAGCTTGGATTGGTCGGGGAACTGCGATCGGTAATTTAGTAAATTCTGACGCATTGCTGATGTCGAGTAATATCACAGCGACAAATCCCGACTTGCAGCAGGGAAGCTACGAAGGAAAACTAGCCAGCTACGAAGAAGGATTAAAGCATCTGCGAACAGATACCCACCCAGAAGGTTGGGGTAGATTGCATTTGGCGATCGCTAATACCTACTACGAGCAAGGCAAAAAACATACTAATCCCCGCGATTATTGGCGCAAAGCTGCATCTGAATACCATCAGGCGCTATTAACCCTAACACTAGAATATTTTCCCCAGTTCCACCTAGAGGTTTTGCAATCTCTAAGCAAAGTCTTGATGGGTTTGGGACAAACAACACAAGTCCAAGAATTGCTGCAACGCGGTACAGATTTATTGCGACAATTGCTGAGTGAAGAAACTCGCTCATCCGAAAGTAAAAAACAGCTAGCTTTGAAATTTGCAGGCTTCGATCAATTGGCAGTTGATTTAGCAGTAGAGTCTGGTGATTTAGTAGAAGCCTGGGAAATTGCCGAACAAGGCAAAAATGCTTGTTTAAACTGGCTAATTTCTGGCTGGAATGATAATATTTACTCGCCCTATTATGGTGCAATTCAAGAACTATTCAATCCTACAACAGCAATTATTTACTGGCATATTAGTCCAGTCGCCCTCCATACTTTCATTCTCAAAGACCAAGCGCCATCACCAATCCTCCTATTTACACCCATGCAAGATGCTGGGGGAATACCTTTAGGAGAAGACGCTATCCGTCTAAACGAATTGCCTTTACCCGAAGCAGTGCAACGCCTAATTGAATTTGAAACTTGGCTCGAAGATTGGCATCACCAATACCAAGAATATCGCACCACAGCCCAAGACAAAGAAAGTAAAAGCCAGCATTCTTGGCGAGTGGATATGGAACAGAAACTGGTGCAGTTATATGGGATATTGAATATTTCCACAATTTCCCAGGAACTCGAAGGCATCACCCAACTAGTTTTAATTCCTCACCGCGACTTGTACAGATTGCCCATTCATACCCTTTTCCATCTCTCTTCCCCATCTCAAGAAGAGTTGCCGAATGTGGAGTCAAATTTCACTGTTACCTATCTGCCTAGTGCCCAAACAGGTTTATCAATCAGAACTGAAGATATTTGGCAGTGGCAAAATCAGTTATTGCTCAGTGTCGAACATCCTGAAAGTGCAGCTTATCCTACAGGAAAATTTGCTAAACTGGAGTCTGAAGTTGTTAGCCAGATGTTCAATAATATCCAACGAATTCAGGGAGTAGAAGCTACAAAAAATGTTGTAGAAAATGCCTTTTTTGATAGTTACAATATCTTTCATTTTACGGGGCATGTTACTAATAATTTAGCTGAACCCAAAAAGTCAGAATTAGCACTAGCAGGTGAAGACAAACTCACTCTAGATGAAATCGTCCAACAAAATCTAGCAAGTTACAATCTTATTACTCTCTCTGCCTGTGAAAATTTAAGTACTAGTAACTACACTACCAGTAGTGAATATGTGAGTTTAGCCAGTGGTTTAGTGAGTCACGGTGTCCCTCATGTAGTGAGTACTCTTTGGAGTGTAGAATCTTCAGCTAGTGCCTTAGTAATGATAGAGTTTTACCGGAGATTACAGCCTAATAAATCAGCAGTTACTGCCTTAGCTGAAGCAACACTATGGCTCAAAGAACTAACGGCTGGAGAACTGACAAAATGGTATGAAGATATCTTGAATAATCTCCATCCTGAAGAATTACGAATTCAAACTTATTTAGCGACACAACTATATAGAAATAGTAAGATGGCATCAGATAAAAATCTTTATAATCATCCTTACTACTGGGCAGCATTTACGATTACAGGTAAACCAAATTAA